CAGAATTCTAAATGCTGAGTCGGTATATCCGGCCATGGGAGACAATACCAAAAGCGGATTATGGGGATTTTTTCGAGTCCAAATATTATTCATTTTATTTCTTAGTTACCTTACTACCGCCAGCCGTATCTTCAACTTTGTAACCAAGCTTGTCAATTTCATCGCGCAAATCGTCGGATTTGGCCCAGTCCTTTTCCGCTCGTGCTTTTTCCCTCTCTCTGACTAGATTTTTGACCTCTTCGGGAATATCTATCTCGGCCTTTTCCCCTAGATTAAGACCAAGAATTTTGTCCATCTCAAGTAACGTTAAATATTTTTCACCGGCCTCAAGGCTTACATTGCGAATCATTTCCCAAACTACTGCCAATGCCTCCGGCATATTCAAATCATTAGCAATTTTCTCTTTGAACCCGTTTAAATATTTAGAATTTTGGATTTGATTGGAAATTGGAAATTGGAAATTGGAAATTCCGCGGATGATATTAAGTAAACGCTCCCTAGAATTTTTAGCCGCGGCCAGCGCTTCCCATGTGAAATTTATCTTGCTTCGGTAATGCGCAGAGAGGCAAAGATAGCGAAAATCTAATGGGTCAAAACCGCGCTCTTCAATATCGGCAAGCTTGTAAAAATTGTTCAGGCTCTTGCTCATCTTTTTGCCATCAACTAAAAGATGCTCTCCGTGAACCCAGAAATTGGCAAACGGTTTTCCTGTTCTGGCTTCTGATTGAGCAATCTCATTTTCGTGATGGGGGAAGATTAAATCGACGGCACCCGCATGGATATCGAGGGTATCCCCAAGTCTATCTTGCGACATAGCAGAACACTCAATATGCCAGCCCGGGCGCCCCTTGCCAAGTTCTGTTCCTGCCCCGAGCCATGTCGAAGGGTCCCAAAATATCTCTCCATCCGCTTTGTCCCAGGCTTTCCAAAGCACAAAATCAGCTGGGTTTTCTTTATCGTACTCATCTTGTTTGACGCGGGCACCGGCCCTTAGGCCTTCCTTGTCAAGATGTGAAAGTTTTCCATAATCTGTAAATTTTGAAATTGAAAAATAGATCGATCCATCATCGGCCTTGTAGGCAAACCCTTTTTCCAAAAGCTCCGAAATAAACTTAACCATTTGCGGGATATATTCGGTGGCACGAGTAACCGTGTCGGGCTTTTCAATATTTAGTTTAGAAAGATCGTAAAAAAATAATTCTTCATATTTGCGCCCGAGTTTTTTAAGCTCATCCTTCTTGCCACCGCTGTTTTTTATAGTTTTATCGTCAACA
The window above is part of the Patescibacteria group bacterium genome. Proteins encoded here:
- the cysS gene encoding cysteine--tRNA ligase is translated as MKLFNTLSRKIEEFEPINDKKVGLYTCGPTVYDYAHIGNLRTYIFEDVLKRVLSFVDYEVNHIMNITDVDDKTIKNSGGKKDELKKLGRKYEELFFYDLSKLNIEKPDTVTRATEYIPQMVKFISELLEKGFAYKADDGSIYFSISKFTDYGKLSHLDKEGLRAGARVKQDEYDKENPADFVLWKAWDKADGEIFWDPSTWLGAGTELGKGRPGWHIECSAMSQDRLGDTLDIHAGAVDLIFPHHENEIAQSEARTGKPFANFWVHGEHLLVDGKKMSKSLNNFYKLADIEERGFDPLDFRYLCLSAHYRSKINFTWEALAAAKNSRERLLNIIRGISNFQFPISNQIQNSKYLNGFKEKIANDLNMPEALAVVWEMIRNVSLEAGEKYLTLLEMDKILGLNLGEKAEIDIPEEVKNLVREREKARAEKDWAKSDDLRDEIDKLGYKVEDTAGGSKVTKK